CGGCGGGGGCTGTGAGAACCACCGTCCTCGCGGACGCATGGAACGCGGCGGTTGTCCCCGTGTAGGGTGAGTCGTGCAGCGCGTGAATCGAAACTCGGGGAGACGCATGTGACGCTCGCTTCCTTTCGCCAAAGGGCCGGCCGCGCGATCGCGGTCGCCGGAGCGCAGGTCGCCCTCGCGTCGGCCAGCCAGGCGCAGGTGATTCGCGGCGTGGCGGTGGATTCGGTTTCGCGCGAACCGTTGTCCAACGTGATCGTCACCCTGCTGGACTCCGCGGCGAACTTTCTTGGCGCCGTGCGCACCAGCGAGCGCGGTCGCTTCGTCCTCGGCGGACGCGGGAGCGGCTTCTACGCGCTCGATGCACGCTCCCTCGGCTTCAAGCGCCTGACGTCGCCGTGGATTCCGCTGGAAGCGTCGGACACGGTCGAGGTCACGCTGCGCATCGTGCGTGCGCCGATCACACTGTCGCCGGTGGTGGTGCGCGCCGAGCGCGATGCGATCCTCGATCGCCCGTTCCTCGGGATGAACCTCAAGGCGATGGGGGCGAGGATCCTCACGCCGTCAGAGATCGAGTCGGTGCGTGGCGGCGCGCGCGACTACGTCGATCTCGTGCAGTCCATCAGCCCCGTTGGCTACCTGCCCAAGAGCATCGACGGGAGTGCGGGGGCGCGGTGCATCGCGTGGATGCGCACCGGAGGCTGCCTCCTGGTCTTCGTCGACGGCATACGCATGCACGATCCCGTGCAAGCGATCTCGGTCGCGCCGCCCGAGCAGGTGAGCCACGTGGTGCTCATCCGGGCAAGCGAAGCCGGCGTCCTGTTCGGGACGGGATCGTCGTCCGGGGTGCTGATGATCTTCACCAAGCAGTACGCGCCACCGACCGCGCGCTGAACGTCTCGCCGACGCACCGCACCTCGCCCCCCCACCGGCGCGCAGCGCCCGGTGGCGCCTCGCGCCCCGCCCCCCACGCGCGCGATCACCGGCGCG
This genomic interval from Gemmatimonadaceae bacterium contains the following:
- a CDS encoding TonB-dependent receptor, whose product is MTLASFRQRAGRAIAVAGAQVALASASQAQVIRGVAVDSVSREPLSNVIVTLLDSAANFLGAVRTSERGRFVLGGRGSGFYALDARSLGFKRLTSPWIPLEASDTVEVTLRIVRAPITLSPVVVRAERDAILDRPFLGMNLKAMGARILTPSEIESVRGGARDYVDLVQSISPVGYLPKSIDGSAGARCIAWMRTGGCLLVFVDGIRMHDPVQAISVAPPEQVSHVVLIRASEAGVLFGTGSSSGVLMIFTKQYAPPTAR